Proteins encoded together in one Pantoea sp. CCBC3-3-1 window:
- the sdaA gene encoding L-serine ammonia-lyase: MISVFDMFKIGIGPSSSHTVGPMKAGKQFIDELENQGKLTDITRIAVDVYGSLSLTGKGHHTDIAIIMGLSGASPESVDIDAIPGFIRDVEERQRLLIANGRHEVDFPREGGMIFRSDNLSLHENGMQIHAFAGETLLLSKTYYSIGGGFIVDEEHFGQSTLNEVSVPYSFNSAKELLAHCHETGMSLSGVMMKNELALHSRAEIENYFADVWQSMRDCIDRGLNTEGVLPGPLRVPRRASALRRLLVSSDKLSSDPMNVIDWVNMFALAVNEENAAGGRVVTAPTNGACGIVPAVLAYYDHFIASVSPDIFIRYFLAAGAVGILYKMNASISGAEVGCQGEVGVACSMAAAGLAELLGASPEQVCVAAEIGMEHNLGLTCDPVAGQVQVPCIERNAIASVKAINSARMAMRRTSEARVSLDKVIETMYETGKDMNAKYRETSRGGLAIKVQCD; this comes from the coding sequence GTGATTAGCGTTTTCGACATGTTCAAAATCGGTATTGGCCCGTCCAGTTCCCATACGGTAGGTCCGATGAAAGCGGGCAAACAATTTATTGATGAGCTGGAAAACCAGGGCAAGCTTACGGATATTACCCGTATCGCCGTGGACGTTTATGGCTCTCTCTCCCTGACCGGCAAAGGTCACCATACCGATATCGCCATTATTATGGGGCTCTCTGGCGCGTCACCGGAAAGCGTGGATATTGATGCCATTCCCGGTTTTATTCGTGATGTGGAAGAGCGTCAGCGTTTGCTGATTGCAAATGGCCGCCACGAGGTCGATTTCCCTCGTGAAGGCGGCATGATTTTCCGTAGCGATAATCTCTCTTTGCATGAAAATGGTATGCAGATCCATGCTTTCGCAGGCGAAACGCTGCTGCTGAGCAAAACCTATTATTCGATTGGCGGCGGTTTTATCGTTGACGAAGAACATTTTGGCCAGTCAACGCTGAATGAAGTCTCCGTGCCCTACTCGTTCAACTCGGCTAAAGAGCTGCTTGCGCACTGTCACGAAACCGGGATGTCGCTTTCCGGCGTGATGATGAAAAACGAACTGGCTTTGCACAGCCGTGCGGAAATTGAAAATTACTTTGCGGATGTCTGGCAAAGCATGCGCGACTGTATTGACCGCGGTCTGAATACCGAAGGCGTTCTGCCTGGGCCGCTGCGTGTGCCGCGTCGTGCTTCGGCGCTCCGTCGCCTGCTGGTTTCTTCCGACAAACTTTCCAGCGATCCGATGAATGTGATTGACTGGGTCAACATGTTTGCGCTGGCTGTTAATGAAGAGAATGCCGCGGGCGGGCGTGTGGTGACAGCGCCAACCAATGGTGCCTGCGGGATTGTCCCTGCTGTGCTGGCCTATTACGATCATTTTATCGCCTCCGTCAGCCCGGATATTTTTATTCGCTATTTCCTCGCCGCCGGCGCGGTGGGCATTTTATATAAAATGAATGCGTCAATTTCCGGTGCCGAAGTTGGCTGTCAGGGCGAAGTCGGCGTGGCCTGCTCAATGGCTGCGGCTGGCCTGGCCGAGCTGCTGGGCGCCAGCCCGGAGCAGGTTTGTGTGGCAGCAGAAATCGGTATGGAACACAATCTGGGGCTGACCTGCGATCCGGTTGCCGGTCAGGTTCAGGTTCCCTGCATCGAGCGTAACGCTATCGCCTCGGTCAAAGCGATTAACTCGGCGCGTATGGCAATGCGCCGTACCAGTGAAGCCCGCGTTTCGCTGGATAAGGTTATCGAAACCATGTATGAGACCGGTAAAGATATGAACGCTAAATACCGCGAAACCTCCCGTGGCGGCCTCGCGATTAAAGTTCAGTGTGATTAA
- a CDS encoding YobH family protein, with the protein MKFLVRIVALLVVLWLGLLITGYGVLAGSAENVAGMGLQCQYLTAHGMTTAQYLHSDSGIVGVTDCPLLKKITKVVDN; encoded by the coding sequence ATGAAATTTTTAGTGCGTATTGTTGCATTACTGGTCGTGCTCTGGCTTGGCCTGCTGATAACAGGCTATGGCGTTCTGGCAGGCAGCGCTGAGAACGTGGCGGGTATGGGGTTGCAGTGTCAGTATCTGACAGCACACGGCATGACTACCGCTCAGTATCTGCATAGCGATAGCGGCATTGTTGGCGTTACAGATTGCCCGTTACTGAAAAAAATTACAAAAGTTGTCGATAACTGA
- the kdgR gene encoding DNA-binding transcriptional regulator KdgR: protein MAKDDMDKQPDSVSSVLKVFGILKALGEERAQGITELSQRVMMSKSTVYRFLQTMKSLGYVSQEGDSEKYSLTLKLFELGAKALQNVDLIRSADVQMREISRLTKETIHLGALEEDSIVYIHKIDSLYNLRMYSRIGRRNPLYSTAIGKVLLAWRDRGEVEQILAEVAFERSTSRTLTSISALLPELDKVRSQGFGEDNEEQEEGLRCIAVPVFDRFGVVIAGLSISFPTIRFSEEEKSSYVKMLHHSARIISEQMGYRDWPF from the coding sequence ATGGCGAAGGATGATATGGATAAACAGCCTGATTCAGTCTCTTCGGTGCTGAAAGTGTTCGGCATCTTAAAGGCGCTGGGTGAGGAGAGGGCGCAAGGTATTACCGAGCTGTCCCAGCGGGTCATGATGTCTAAAAGTACCGTCTACCGTTTCTTGCAGACGATGAAATCTCTTGGATACGTTTCTCAGGAAGGCGATAGCGAAAAATACAGCCTGACGCTAAAGCTGTTTGAGCTGGGAGCAAAAGCGCTGCAAAACGTTGATTTGATTCGTAGCGCAGACGTGCAAATGCGTGAAATATCCCGACTGACAAAAGAAACCATTCATTTGGGCGCGCTGGAAGAAGACAGCATTGTCTACATTCACAAGATAGATTCCCTCTATAACCTGCGTATGTATTCACGCATTGGTCGCCGTAATCCTCTTTACAGCACGGCGATTGGGAAAGTTTTACTGGCCTGGCGCGATCGTGGAGAAGTCGAGCAGATCCTCGCAGAAGTGGCGTTTGAGCGCAGTACCTCACGTACTCTAACCAGCATCAGTGCGCTTCTGCCAGAGCTGGATAAGGTGCGTTCGCAAGGGTTTGGCGAGGACAATGAAGAGCAGGAAGAAGGGCTGCGATGTATTGCGGTACCGGTATTCGATCGTTTCGGCGTGGTGATTGCCGGACTGAGCATCTCCTTCCCGACAATCCGCTTCTCTGAAGAAGAGAAAAGTAGCTACGTCAAAATGTTGCACCACTCTGCACGCATTATTTCCGAGCAGATGGGCTATCGCGACTGGCCTTTCTGA
- a CDS encoding MBL fold metallo-hydrolase, with the protein MAWQNPWYDPQKAHHTPEGFRNPEVELRKEGDLKRWRKERKAQGLPFPPAHGYDEFIQQWWQRADLSGNDDAVWWLGHACLLLRTAGKYTLIDPALSERASPVSFYGPKRKTPAALNIADLPSLDCVLISHNHYDHLDRPTIKKILHRFPQVQFVVPLGLKPWFDKRGAKQVTQLDWWESTQAAGLTLHAVPARHWSMRTLKDRNRSLWCGWVIKNTALSFWFTGDSGYSENLLAVPRNLGPFNLAALPVGAYAPTWFMRGQHMDPTQAVSLHRDLGQPLTIPIHWGVFELADESLDEPPRVLAAAMRAAGLDDICFSAWKIGAKITLNNIN; encoded by the coding sequence ATGGCCTGGCAAAATCCCTGGTACGATCCGCAAAAGGCACACCACACGCCTGAGGGGTTCCGCAACCCTGAAGTTGAATTACGTAAAGAAGGCGACCTTAAACGCTGGCGCAAGGAGCGTAAGGCGCAGGGTTTACCTTTTCCCCCGGCTCACGGCTACGATGAATTTATCCAGCAGTGGTGGCAGCGTGCTGATTTGTCGGGTAATGATGATGCGGTCTGGTGGCTGGGACATGCTTGTCTGCTGTTACGAACGGCGGGAAAATATACGCTAATCGACCCGGCACTTTCGGAGCGAGCGTCGCCAGTGAGTTTTTATGGTCCTAAACGTAAAACGCCAGCGGCCCTCAATATTGCTGATTTACCCTCTCTCGATTGCGTGTTGATATCCCATAATCATTACGACCACCTCGATCGTCCTACCATCAAAAAAATTCTTCATCGTTTCCCGCAGGTGCAGTTTGTCGTGCCGCTGGGGCTAAAGCCCTGGTTTGATAAGCGGGGCGCGAAGCAGGTTACGCAGCTGGACTGGTGGGAAAGTACCCAGGCAGCCGGATTAACGCTGCATGCAGTGCCTGCACGCCACTGGAGTATGCGCACCCTTAAAGATCGTAATCGCTCACTATGGTGTGGTTGGGTGATAAAAAATACCGCCCTCAGTTTCTGGTTTACAGGTGATAGCGGATACTCCGAGAACCTTCTTGCTGTGCCACGCAACCTTGGCCCGTTTAATCTTGCGGCGTTGCCTGTGGGGGCCTATGCTCCTACATGGTTTATGCGCGGGCAACACATGGACCCGACACAGGCTGTTTCGCTGCATCGCGATTTAGGGCAGCCGCTCACTATTCCGATTCACTGGGGAGTCTTTGAGCTGGCTGATGAATCGCTTGATGAACCTCCACGCGTGTTAGCAGCGGCGATGCGTGCCGCCGGGCTGGATGATATTTGTTTCAGCGCCTGGAAAATTGGTGCAAAAATTACACTAAATAATATTAATTAG
- a CDS encoding YoaH family protein — translation MITGLPALSREQQEQAVERIQQLMSEGMSSGQAIQLVAAEIRETHTGDMVAARFEDEEDDDENEEYQQDEEEDEDE, via the coding sequence ATGATTACAGGTTTACCAGCGCTCTCGCGCGAGCAACAGGAACAGGCAGTTGAACGTATTCAACAGCTGATGTCGGAAGGAATGAGCAGCGGCCAGGCGATCCAGCTGGTGGCGGCGGAAATCCGTGAAACGCATACCGGCGATATGGTCGCCGCGCGCTTTGAGGATGAAGAAGACGACGACGAAAACGAAGAATATCAACAAGACGAAGAAGAAGACGAAGACGAATAA
- the pabB gene encoding aminodeoxychorismate synthase component 1 — MPPVYYPLEYTPESLGDLFACVSDQPWAMLLHSGFAEHSDNRFDIMVAEPLTTLTTRGKTTRIAHNNIVTESEADPLYLLHTALQQSGLVANEQDDYPFQGGALGLFGYDLGRRFETLPEKAQQDLFTPDMAIGIYDWALIADHHQQTLTLIVHGDAQQRLRWLGELRQPASEPFRLTGSWSSNMTRDEYGQKFRQVQSLLRSGDCYQINLAQRFQASYCGSEWQAFRQLNQQNRAPFSAFIRLPHSTILSLSPERFLKVAGGAVETRPIKGTLPRLSDPEADRLQAKKLAQSPKDRAENVMIVDLLRNDIGRVAEPGSVRVPELFVVEPFPAVHHLVSTVTARLKNSLSCCDLLRACFPGGSITGAPKVRAMEIIDELEPHRRNAWCGSIGYLSACGKMDTSITIRTLTAEQGQLFCTAGGGIVADSDEQGEYQETFDKVNRILPCLESADDQ, encoded by the coding sequence ATGCCACCTGTTTATTATCCGCTTGAGTATACGCCAGAAAGCCTCGGGGATCTGTTTGCTTGTGTTTCTGACCAGCCCTGGGCGATGTTGCTGCATTCCGGTTTTGCCGAACACAGCGATAACCGTTTCGATATTATGGTGGCGGAACCGCTCACCACGCTAACCACTCGCGGTAAAACGACCCGTATTGCACATAATAACATCGTTACCGAAAGCGAGGCCGATCCGCTGTACCTGCTGCACACTGCCCTGCAACAAAGCGGACTGGTGGCAAACGAGCAGGATGATTATCCGTTTCAGGGCGGCGCGTTAGGGCTCTTTGGTTACGATCTGGGTCGTCGCTTCGAAACGCTGCCCGAAAAAGCGCAGCAGGATCTCTTTACGCCCGATATGGCAATCGGCATTTATGACTGGGCGCTGATTGCCGATCACCATCAGCAGACGCTGACGCTGATTGTGCATGGTGATGCTCAGCAACGCCTGCGCTGGCTCGGTGAATTACGCCAGCCGGCAAGCGAGCCTTTCAGGCTCACCGGTTCATGGTCTTCGAATATGACGCGTGACGAGTACGGCCAAAAATTTCGTCAGGTTCAGAGCCTGCTGCGCAGCGGCGACTGTTATCAAATCAATCTCGCCCAGCGTTTTCAGGCTTCCTACTGTGGCAGCGAATGGCAGGCCTTTCGCCAGCTGAACCAGCAGAACCGTGCGCCATTCAGCGCTTTTATACGCCTGCCGCACAGCACTATTTTAAGCCTGTCGCCGGAGCGCTTCCTGAAAGTTGCCGGTGGCGCGGTGGAGACTCGTCCGATTAAAGGGACACTTCCGCGCCTGAGCGATCCTGAAGCAGACCGCCTGCAAGCTAAAAAGCTGGCGCAGTCACCCAAAGATCGGGCAGAAAATGTGATGATCGTGGATCTGTTACGCAATGATATTGGCCGGGTTGCCGAGCCGGGTAGCGTGCGCGTACCTGAGCTGTTTGTGGTTGAACCCTTTCCGGCGGTACATCATTTGGTGAGCACCGTTACCGCCCGGCTGAAAAACTCGCTCAGCTGCTGTGATCTGCTGCGTGCCTGCTTCCCCGGCGGCTCGATCACGGGTGCGCCGAAAGTGCGGGCAATGGAGATTATTGATGAACTTGAGCCTCATCGTCGTAACGCGTGGTGCGGCAGCATTGGCTATCTCAGCGCCTGCGGCAAAATGGATACCAGCATTACTATTCGTACGCTGACGGCAGAACAGGGCCAGCTGTTTTGCACCGCGGGTGGTGGCATTGTGGCGGACAGTGATGAACAGGGCGAATATCAGGAAACGTTCGATAAGGTAAACCGTATCCTTCCCTGCCTGGAATCCGCCGATGACCAATAA
- a CDS encoding TerC family protein, with translation MEFLLDPSIWAGLLTLVVLEIVLGIDNLVFIAILADKLPPKQRDKARLIGLSLALVMRLGLLSLISWMVTLTRPLFSVGDFAFSGRDLILLIGGLFLLFKATMELHERLENREHNGDGNKGYASFWAVVIQIVVLDAVFSLDAVITAVGMVNNLAIMMTAVVIAMGVMLLASKPLTNFVNAHPTVVVLCLSFLLMIGLSLVAEGFGFHIPKGYLYAAIGFSILIELFNQIARVNFMRHQARRPMRERTAEAILRLMGGRRSQESSSSEGTEMAKILPQEAFKDEERYMINGVLTLASRSVRSIMTPRGEISWVDATRPTDEVRLQLLDTPHSLFPVCRGELDEIIGVVRAKELLVALDQGADVAAFASATPPIIVPETLDPINLLGVLRRAKGSFVVVTSEFGVVQGLITPLDVLEAIAGEFPDEDETPDIVADGDGWLVKGGTDLHSLQQLLDTQVLVNYEDDHASLAGLLIEQKGQLPQPGEVIELPPVKFQILEATDYRIDLVRVTRERPHAEEEQ, from the coding sequence ATGGAATTTCTTTTAGACCCCTCAATTTGGGCAGGTCTGCTGACGCTGGTCGTCCTTGAGATCGTCCTTGGCATCGATAACCTGGTGTTCATCGCCATCCTTGCCGATAAGCTGCCGCCTAAACAGCGTGATAAGGCCCGATTAATTGGCCTGTCTCTCGCGCTGGTAATGCGCCTGGGGCTGCTCTCGCTCATCTCATGGATGGTCACGCTAACGCGTCCGCTGTTCAGCGTTGGCGATTTTGCTTTTTCGGGCCGCGATCTGATTTTGCTGATCGGTGGACTGTTCCTGCTGTTTAAAGCCACGATGGAGCTCCACGAACGGCTGGAAAATCGGGAGCATAACGGAGACGGCAACAAAGGTTACGCCAGTTTCTGGGCTGTAGTGATTCAAATCGTTGTGCTGGATGCGGTTTTCTCGCTGGATGCCGTCATAACCGCAGTAGGGATGGTAAACAACCTGGCAATCATGATGACTGCGGTTGTTATTGCCATGGGCGTTATGCTGCTGGCATCAAAGCCTTTAACCAATTTTGTTAACGCGCATCCGACAGTCGTTGTGCTGTGTTTAAGTTTCCTGTTAATGATTGGTCTTAGCCTGGTAGCTGAAGGTTTCGGTTTCCATATTCCGAAAGGCTATCTCTACGCGGCAATTGGCTTCTCCATCCTGATTGAGCTGTTTAACCAGATTGCGCGAGTTAATTTTATGCGTCATCAGGCCAGAAGGCCGATGCGTGAGCGAACGGCCGAAGCGATTTTACGCCTGATGGGCGGCCGACGTAGCCAGGAAAGCAGCAGCAGTGAAGGGACGGAAATGGCAAAAATATTGCCACAGGAAGCCTTTAAGGATGAAGAACGCTACATGATCAACGGCGTGCTGACGCTGGCCTCGCGCTCGGTTCGCAGTATCATGACGCCGCGCGGAGAAATTTCCTGGGTTGATGCAACGCGTCCAACAGATGAAGTCCGCTTGCAGCTGCTTGATACGCCTCACAGCCTGTTCCCGGTATGTCGTGGCGAGCTTGATGAAATTATCGGTGTAGTGCGAGCGAAAGAGCTGCTGGTGGCATTGGATCAGGGCGCCGATGTTGCCGCTTTTGCTTCGGCCACGCCACCCATCATTGTACCTGAGACGCTCGATCCAATTAACCTGCTGGGCGTGTTGCGCCGGGCGAAAGGCAGTTTTGTGGTGGTCACCAGCGAGTTTGGCGTTGTGCAGGGCTTAATCACCCCGCTGGACGTGCTGGAAGCCATTGCCGGTGAATTCCCGGATGAAGATGAAACGCCAGATATTGTGGCTGACGGCGACGGATGGCTGGTTAAAGGCGGCACGGATTTGCACTCTTTGCAGCAGCTGCTGGATACGCAGGTACTGGTTAATTATGAAGACGATCACGCATCGTTAGCCGGTCTGTTGATCGAACAAAAAGGCCAGCTGCCGCAGCCAGGCGAAGTGATTGAGCTGCCCCCGGTGAAGTTCCAGATTTTGGAAGCTACCGACTACCGTATCGATCTGGTGCGGGTTACGCGTGAGCGTCCTCACGCCGAAGAAGAGCAGTAA
- a CDS encoding CoA pyrophosphatase has translation MTNNDYGLDRFLSRFVLQRPDSQPQPLPLRRAAVLVPIVDRERPTLLLTRRAATLRKHAGQVAFPGGMMDEEDESLIFTALREAEEEVAIPPASVRVIGTLPAVTSSTGFQVTPVVGIVPDTVRWQASEAEVESVFEMPLQEALRLGRYSPLDIHRHGQSHRVWLSWFDDYFIWGMTAGIIRQLSLQVAD, from the coding sequence ATGACCAATAACGACTACGGGCTTGATCGGTTCCTCAGCCGTTTTGTTTTACAGCGACCGGACAGCCAGCCACAGCCGCTTCCACTCCGTCGGGCAGCAGTATTGGTGCCCATAGTCGATCGTGAACGCCCTACCTTGCTCCTGACCCGACGCGCAGCGACGCTGAGGAAACATGCAGGCCAGGTGGCTTTTCCTGGCGGCATGATGGATGAGGAAGACGAATCGCTTATCTTCACCGCGCTGCGTGAAGCGGAAGAGGAAGTGGCCATTCCTCCCGCCAGCGTGCGTGTTATTGGCACCTTGCCTGCTGTCACCAGCAGCACCGGCTTTCAGGTGACGCCTGTGGTGGGTATTGTTCCGGATACCGTACGCTGGCAGGCCAGCGAGGCCGAGGTTGAATCGGTGTTTGAGATGCCGTTGCAGGAAGCTTTGCGCTTAGGCCGCTACTCCCCGCTGGATATTCACCGCCACGGGCAATCTCATCGCGTCTGGCTTTCCTGGTTTGATGATTATTTTATCTGGGGAATGACCGCTGGCATCATTCGCCAGCTGAGTTTGCAGGTCGCGGACTGA
- a CDS encoding cyclic diguanylate phosphodiesterase: protein MQVSQEASGQFRRRRLVIAAVVAALVLILTLAFRFVEAKNHIALQSRTFASEAIQRFDRLFSPLDVAANNTMGLVGLPCDQVRFPLVEKLASLQTVRAIVLVQDDVMYCSSIFGSSNINFSTAYPELAVNNERMMLSTDDHLLKGSPVLLLWTAHDTDNRAGILQIINIEMMSNYLLEPTLPWVERAVFNVGEQSLEYGNPMIEKARPSEDEVSYQDASLRYPFTITLFGPAPAQLALMTLPSQLPLALLLSLLTGYIVWLATANRMSLSWQIIYAINAREFRVYCQPLINARTGGCDGIELLLRWHNARQGWVSPDLFIPLAERHNLIAPLTRFVLSEVVRHLPLLPACSTFHIAINVASSHFHHREIINDLQQLWWPAEPKPQLIVELTERDALPEMDQRVVTQLHDIGVKLAIDDFGTGHSSLSYLKTLSPDVLKIDKVFTAAIGTDAINATVTDMVISLAQRLNISLVAEGVETAEQADYLREKGVDVLQGYFFARPMPLEDFPHWLEERQNASRETPAENG, encoded by the coding sequence ATGCAGGTGTCCCAGGAAGCTTCCGGACAATTTCGCCGCAGGCGTTTAGTTATTGCTGCAGTGGTGGCCGCGTTGGTGCTCATCCTGACACTGGCCTTTCGTTTTGTGGAAGCGAAAAACCACATTGCGCTGCAATCACGGACGTTTGCCAGTGAGGCGATCCAACGCTTCGATCGGTTGTTTTCGCCTTTAGACGTGGCCGCCAATAATACGATGGGCCTTGTTGGGCTCCCTTGCGATCAGGTCCGCTTTCCCTTAGTTGAAAAGCTGGCCTCATTGCAAACCGTCCGCGCTATCGTCCTGGTGCAGGATGATGTGATGTATTGCTCCAGCATTTTTGGCAGCAGCAATATAAATTTCAGCACCGCCTATCCTGAACTGGCGGTCAATAACGAGCGCATGATGCTCAGCACTGATGACCATCTGCTGAAAGGTTCGCCTGTGCTGCTGTTATGGACGGCGCATGACACAGATAATCGTGCCGGGATCCTGCAAATCATTAATATTGAGATGATGAGCAATTATCTGCTGGAGCCAACGCTGCCGTGGGTTGAGCGAGCGGTATTTAATGTCGGTGAGCAGAGTCTGGAATATGGCAATCCGATGATTGAAAAAGCGCGGCCTTCAGAAGATGAAGTCAGCTATCAGGACGCCTCGTTACGCTACCCGTTCACCATTACGCTGTTTGGACCGGCTCCGGCGCAGCTGGCCTTAATGACGCTGCCTTCACAGCTTCCCCTGGCATTATTGCTCAGCCTGTTGACGGGCTATATTGTCTGGCTGGCAACAGCGAATCGCATGAGCCTTTCCTGGCAAATCATCTATGCCATCAATGCCCGTGAATTCAGGGTCTATTGCCAGCCGCTGATTAACGCCCGCACCGGCGGATGTGATGGTATTGAGCTGCTGTTACGCTGGCATAATGCTCGTCAGGGATGGGTTTCACCCGATCTGTTTATTCCCCTGGCCGAACGGCACAATTTGATCGCGCCACTGACGCGCTTTGTGCTCAGTGAAGTTGTCCGTCATCTACCCCTTCTGCCAGCCTGCTCGACCTTTCATATTGCAATCAACGTTGCCTCAAGCCATTTTCATCATCGGGAAATCATCAACGATTTACAGCAGCTTTGGTGGCCTGCCGAGCCTAAACCACAGCTCATTGTCGAGCTGACCGAGCGTGATGCCCTGCCCGAGATGGATCAGCGCGTGGTCACGCAACTGCATGATATCGGAGTAAAACTGGCTATTGATGACTTCGGCACCGGACACAGCTCGCTCTCTTATCTTAAAACGCTCAGCCCGGACGTCTTAAAGATCGACAAAGTGTTCACAGCCGCTATCGGTACGGATGCGATTAATGCCACGGTAACGGACATGGTAATTTCACTGGCCCAGCGTCTGAATATCAGCCTGGTTGCGGAAGGCGTGGAAACGGCGGAGCAGGCAGACTATTTGCGCGAGAAAGGCGTTGATGTGTTACAGGGGTATTTCTTTGCCCGTCCTATGCCGCTGGAAGATTTCCCGCACTGGCTGGAAGAGCGGCAAAACGCAAGCCGGGAAACCCCCGCTGAAAACGGATAA
- the rlmA gene encoding 23S rRNA (guanine(745)-N(1))-methyltransferase: MSYQCPLCHQPLSSQASSWRCENRHQFDQAKEGYVNLLPVQHKRSKQPGDSADMMLARREFLDAGHYQPLQQKVCDIFARVLEGDALSLLDIGCGEGYYTHAVANRMQEKGPADVHALDVSKVAVRFGAKRYHNVKFCVASSHRLPFADNQFDAVLRIYAPCKAEELARVVKDRGYVLTVTPGPRHLIQFKELIYQHVKLHDETPEQLGGFTLVEEHSLNYPMRLNSEESAALLQMTPFAWRARPEVWGVLATTAEFAVETDFTLRLWQRTRDIAESCQAGQE; the protein is encoded by the coding sequence ATGTCGTACCAGTGTCCCCTTTGCCATCAGCCCCTGTCATCACAAGCGTCCTCATGGCGCTGTGAAAACCGGCATCAGTTCGATCAGGCAAAAGAGGGCTATGTTAATCTGCTGCCGGTACAGCATAAGCGCTCTAAACAGCCGGGCGACAGTGCCGATATGATGCTGGCACGGCGCGAGTTTCTTGATGCCGGTCACTATCAGCCGTTACAGCAAAAAGTGTGCGATATCTTTGCGCGTGTACTGGAAGGCGACGCCTTAAGCCTGCTGGATATCGGCTGTGGGGAAGGGTATTACACGCATGCGGTCGCTAACCGGATGCAGGAAAAAGGCCCGGCTGACGTACATGCGCTGGATGTCTCAAAGGTGGCCGTACGCTTTGGCGCTAAGCGCTACCATAACGTTAAGTTTTGCGTCGCCTCCAGCCACCGTTTGCCTTTCGCTGATAACCAGTTTGATGCTGTACTGCGTATTTACGCGCCCTGCAAGGCAGAAGAACTGGCGCGAGTGGTTAAGGATCGAGGCTATGTATTGACCGTTACGCCCGGGCCACGCCATCTAATTCAGTTCAAAGAGCTGATTTATCAGCACGTTAAACTGCACGATGAAACGCCTGAGCAGCTTGGCGGCTTTACGCTGGTTGAAGAGCATTCGCTGAATTATCCAATGCGGCTCAACAGCGAAGAGTCAGCCGCTCTGCTCCAGATGACGCCTTTCGCATGGCGTGCGCGCCCGGAAGTGTGGGGCGTACTGGCGACAACCGCAGAATTTGCAGTGGAAACTGATTTCACGTTGCGTTTATGGCAGCGAACCCGTGATATTGCAGAGTCCTGCCAGGCCGGGCAGGAATAA
- a CDS encoding DUF2627 domain-containing protein, protein MYGIFSKEVLSKDVTLNTASLPSLNLCLMQLCL, encoded by the coding sequence ATGTATGGCATCTTCAGTAAAGAAGTTCTGAGTAAAGACGTTACGTTGAATACCGCTTCCTTGCCGAGCCTTAATTTATGCCTCATGCAGTTGTGTCTCTGA
- a CDS encoding YebO family protein, producing MNELASGAMGMASLGFIVGLIIVGLLAWFFINRASVRANEQVRLLEALLEEQKRQNALLMRLAEAVAGKEKTASDEEGSKDFTRLIPER from the coding sequence ATGAATGAGTTAGCAAGCGGTGCGATGGGGATGGCGTCCCTGGGCTTCATCGTTGGATTAATCATTGTTGGGCTGCTTGCCTGGTTTTTTATCAACCGTGCCAGCGTACGGGCCAATGAGCAGGTTCGTTTACTTGAAGCGCTGCTGGAAGAACAGAAGCGGCAGAATGCGTTGCTGATGCGGCTCGCTGAGGCAGTGGCCGGGAAAGAAAAAACAGCGTCTGACGAAGAGGGCAGTAAAGACTTTACCCGTTTGATCCCGGAGCGCTAA
- the cspE gene encoding transcription antiterminator/RNA stability regulator CspE, with amino-acid sequence MAKIKGQVKWFNESKGFGFITPADGSKDVFVHFSAIQGNGFKTLAEGQNVEFEIQDGQKGPAAVNVTAI; translated from the coding sequence ATGGCAAAGATTAAAGGTCAGGTTAAGTGGTTCAACGAGTCTAAAGGTTTTGGTTTCATCACCCCAGCTGATGGCAGCAAAGATGTGTTCGTACACTTCTCTGCAATCCAGGGTAATGGCTTCAAAACTCTGGCTGAAGGCCAGAACGTTGAGTTCGAAATTCAGGACGGCCAGAAAGGCCCTGCTGCTGTGAACGTCACCGCTATCTAA